From Apis cerana isolate GH-2021 linkage group LG10, AcerK_1.0, whole genome shotgun sequence, one genomic window encodes:
- the LOC108002254 gene encoding monocarboxylate transporter 9-like isoform X3: MERFFSLGITATQTSLIVHLNGTITCSLGLISGPMMKRFTFRKVAFLGGFIVIVGICAAAYAISLPSIIITYCIIVGIGHGIMFPATNLAMNTYFRKKRNIAMGLSVTLTGLGPILMPFLIAKLLENYATTGTLLILSGISMHSLIGASLLKPFKEKQIARINSSNDTDAAKEIIVKLNVENGIDPNRRLLEEESERKGNVSSERQGNANVENAKQEKKSTWATITEHMDLALLKDARYVAVILGMGVSLVAETNFNTMIPFVLTELSGLERTSIATVMSIQAISDITGRLCVPLLAQKAGWTSRNLYVVSLIGSTIGRTILSTWGNTYVVVIAVALIIGIAKGTKAVFQTLIIPDYVSLERLPAAYGMQMVCNGILSITIGPFIGLVHDWMMSYVGALHFTSILSLSCVVLWYIGGLWKFRKDPTREEMTEA; this comes from the exons AT GGAACGTTTCTTTTCACTCGGTATCACGGCCACACAAACGTCGTTAATTGTTCATCTGAATGGTACGATCACGTGCAGCCTGGGTCTGATAAGCGGTCCAATGATGAAGAGATTCACGTTCAGAAAAGTCGCGTTTCTCGGCGGTTTCATTGTCATCGTTGGAATCTGTGCAGCTGCATACGCAATCTCCTTGCCCTCCATTATCATCACTTATTGCATTATCGTGG gTATCGGGCACGGTATCATGTTTCCAGCCACGAATCTCGCTATGAACACgtattttcgaaagaagagGAACATCGCCATGGGATTGTCGGTCACTTTAACCGGCCTTGGACCTATCCTGATGCCCTTTTTAATCgcgaaattattggaaaactACGCGACCACCGGGACTCTTTTGATCCTCTCTGGCATATCCATGCACTCATTGATCGGGGCATCACTTCTCAAACCATTCAAAGAGAAACAA ATTGCAAGAATAAACAGTAGCAACGACACCGACGCAGCGAAAGAAATTATCGTGAAGTTAAACGTGGAGAATGGTATCGATCCCAATCGTCGATTATTGGAAGAAGAATCGGAACGAAAAGGGAACGTGTCGAGCGAACGACAGGGAAACGCGAACGTGGAAAACGCGAAACAGGAGAAAAAATCAACTTGGGCAACGATTACGGAACACATGGATCTTGCCCTTTTGAAGGATGCCCGTTACGTAGCCGTTATTTTAG GTATGGGAGTATCTTTAGTCGcggaaacaaattttaacacGATGATACCTTTCGTTCTTACCGAACTTTCTGGACTGGAAAGGACCTCGATCGCCACCGTCATGTCTATCCAAGCGATCTCGGACATCACCGGACGTCTCTGCGTCCCACTTTTGGCGCAGAAGGCCGGTTGGACGTCAAGGAATCTTTACGTGGTTTCCTTGATAGGATCCACCATTGGAAGGACCA TATTGTCAACTTGGGGAAATACCTATGTAGTGGTAATAGCTGTCGCATTAATTATTGGGATCGCAAAAGGAACAAAAGCGGTCTTCCAAACGTTAATAATTCCCGATTACGTGTCTCTTGAGAGACTACCAGCTGCATACGGAATGCAAATGGTTTGCAATGGAATTTTATCCATTACTATAGGTCCATTTatag gttTAGTGCATGATTGGATGATGAGCTACGTCGGTGCTCTACATTTCACATCAATTTTGAGTCTTTCTTGCGTTGTTTTATGGTATATAGGAGGACTTTGGAAATTTCGCAAAGATCCTACGAGAGAAGAAATGACTGAAGCATAg
- the LOC108002254 gene encoding monocarboxylate transporter 9-like isoform X2, with protein sequence MGVDNSHRCHYHQSILPIQQTFGLIFRERFFSLGITATQTSLIVHLNGTITCSLGLISGPMMKRFTFRKVAFLGGFIVIVGICAAAYAISLPSIIITYCIIVGIGHGIMFPATNLAMNTYFRKKRNIAMGLSVTLTGLGPILMPFLIAKLLENYATTGTLLILSGISMHSLIGASLLKPFKEKQIARINSSNDTDAAKEIIVKLNVENGIDPNRRLLEEESERKGNVSSERQGNANVENAKQEKKSTWATITEHMDLALLKDARYVAVILGMGVSLVAETNFNTMIPFVLTELSGLERTSIATVMSIQAISDITGRLCVPLLAQKAGWTSRNLYVVSLIGSTIGRTILSTWGNTYVVVIAVALIIGIAKGTKAVFQTLIIPDYVSLERLPAAYGMQMVCNGILSITIGPFIGLVHDWMMSYVGALHFTSILSLSCVVLWYIGGLWKFRKDPTREEMTEA encoded by the exons ATGGGCGTGGATAATAGTCATCGGTGTCACTATCATCAAT CTATACTTCCGATACAACAAACTTTCGGTCTAATCTTTAGGGAACGTTTCTTTTCACTCGGTATCACGGCCACACAAACGTCGTTAATTGTTCATCTGAATGGTACGATCACGTGCAGCCTGGGTCTGATAAGCGGTCCAATGATGAAGAGATTCACGTTCAGAAAAGTCGCGTTTCTCGGCGGTTTCATTGTCATCGTTGGAATCTGTGCAGCTGCATACGCAATCTCCTTGCCCTCCATTATCATCACTTATTGCATTATCGTGG gTATCGGGCACGGTATCATGTTTCCAGCCACGAATCTCGCTATGAACACgtattttcgaaagaagagGAACATCGCCATGGGATTGTCGGTCACTTTAACCGGCCTTGGACCTATCCTGATGCCCTTTTTAATCgcgaaattattggaaaactACGCGACCACCGGGACTCTTTTGATCCTCTCTGGCATATCCATGCACTCATTGATCGGGGCATCACTTCTCAAACCATTCAAAGAGAAACAA ATTGCAAGAATAAACAGTAGCAACGACACCGACGCAGCGAAAGAAATTATCGTGAAGTTAAACGTGGAGAATGGTATCGATCCCAATCGTCGATTATTGGAAGAAGAATCGGAACGAAAAGGGAACGTGTCGAGCGAACGACAGGGAAACGCGAACGTGGAAAACGCGAAACAGGAGAAAAAATCAACTTGGGCAACGATTACGGAACACATGGATCTTGCCCTTTTGAAGGATGCCCGTTACGTAGCCGTTATTTTAG GTATGGGAGTATCTTTAGTCGcggaaacaaattttaacacGATGATACCTTTCGTTCTTACCGAACTTTCTGGACTGGAAAGGACCTCGATCGCCACCGTCATGTCTATCCAAGCGATCTCGGACATCACCGGACGTCTCTGCGTCCCACTTTTGGCGCAGAAGGCCGGTTGGACGTCAAGGAATCTTTACGTGGTTTCCTTGATAGGATCCACCATTGGAAGGACCA TATTGTCAACTTGGGGAAATACCTATGTAGTGGTAATAGCTGTCGCATTAATTATTGGGATCGCAAAAGGAACAAAAGCGGTCTTCCAAACGTTAATAATTCCCGATTACGTGTCTCTTGAGAGACTACCAGCTGCATACGGAATGCAAATGGTTTGCAATGGAATTTTATCCATTACTATAGGTCCATTTatag gttTAGTGCATGATTGGATGATGAGCTACGTCGGTGCTCTACATTTCACATCAATTTTGAGTCTTTCTTGCGTTGTTTTATGGTATATAGGAGGACTTTGGAAATTTCGCAAAGATCCTACGAGAGAAGAAATGACTGAAGCATAg
- the LOC108002254 gene encoding monocarboxylate transporter 14-like isoform X1 — MIMIDKMSHGETDRGWAWIIVIGVTIINLAILPIQQTFGLIFRERFFSLGITATQTSLIVHLNGTITCSLGLISGPMMKRFTFRKVAFLGGFIVIVGICAAAYAISLPSIIITYCIIVGIGHGIMFPATNLAMNTYFRKKRNIAMGLSVTLTGLGPILMPFLIAKLLENYATTGTLLILSGISMHSLIGASLLKPFKEKQIARINSSNDTDAAKEIIVKLNVENGIDPNRRLLEEESERKGNVSSERQGNANVENAKQEKKSTWATITEHMDLALLKDARYVAVILGMGVSLVAETNFNTMIPFVLTELSGLERTSIATVMSIQAISDITGRLCVPLLAQKAGWTSRNLYVVSLIGSTIGRTILSTWGNTYVVVIAVALIIGIAKGTKAVFQTLIIPDYVSLERLPAAYGMQMVCNGILSITIGPFIGLVHDWMMSYVGALHFTSILSLSCVVLWYIGGLWKFRKDPTREEMTEA; from the exons ATGATCATGATCGATAAGATGTCACACGGTGAAACTGATAGAGGATGGGCGTGGATAATAGTCATCGGTGTCACTATCATCAAT CTAGCTATACTTCCGATACAACAAACTTTCGGTCTAATCTTTAGGGAACGTTTCTTTTCACTCGGTATCACGGCCACACAAACGTCGTTAATTGTTCATCTGAATGGTACGATCACGTGCAGCCTGGGTCTGATAAGCGGTCCAATGATGAAGAGATTCACGTTCAGAAAAGTCGCGTTTCTCGGCGGTTTCATTGTCATCGTTGGAATCTGTGCAGCTGCATACGCAATCTCCTTGCCCTCCATTATCATCACTTATTGCATTATCGTGG gTATCGGGCACGGTATCATGTTTCCAGCCACGAATCTCGCTATGAACACgtattttcgaaagaagagGAACATCGCCATGGGATTGTCGGTCACTTTAACCGGCCTTGGACCTATCCTGATGCCCTTTTTAATCgcgaaattattggaaaactACGCGACCACCGGGACTCTTTTGATCCTCTCTGGCATATCCATGCACTCATTGATCGGGGCATCACTTCTCAAACCATTCAAAGAGAAACAA ATTGCAAGAATAAACAGTAGCAACGACACCGACGCAGCGAAAGAAATTATCGTGAAGTTAAACGTGGAGAATGGTATCGATCCCAATCGTCGATTATTGGAAGAAGAATCGGAACGAAAAGGGAACGTGTCGAGCGAACGACAGGGAAACGCGAACGTGGAAAACGCGAAACAGGAGAAAAAATCAACTTGGGCAACGATTACGGAACACATGGATCTTGCCCTTTTGAAGGATGCCCGTTACGTAGCCGTTATTTTAG GTATGGGAGTATCTTTAGTCGcggaaacaaattttaacacGATGATACCTTTCGTTCTTACCGAACTTTCTGGACTGGAAAGGACCTCGATCGCCACCGTCATGTCTATCCAAGCGATCTCGGACATCACCGGACGTCTCTGCGTCCCACTTTTGGCGCAGAAGGCCGGTTGGACGTCAAGGAATCTTTACGTGGTTTCCTTGATAGGATCCACCATTGGAAGGACCA TATTGTCAACTTGGGGAAATACCTATGTAGTGGTAATAGCTGTCGCATTAATTATTGGGATCGCAAAAGGAACAAAAGCGGTCTTCCAAACGTTAATAATTCCCGATTACGTGTCTCTTGAGAGACTACCAGCTGCATACGGAATGCAAATGGTTTGCAATGGAATTTTATCCATTACTATAGGTCCATTTatag gttTAGTGCATGATTGGATGATGAGCTACGTCGGTGCTCTACATTTCACATCAATTTTGAGTCTTTCTTGCGTTGTTTTATGGTATATAGGAGGACTTTGGAAATTTCGCAAAGATCCTACGAGAGAAGAAATGACTGAAGCATAg